TAACATTCAACTCAAATTGATTTTGTGAAACCTAAAATTCTATTTGTTTGTGGTCGTAACAAGTGGCGAAGTCCCACAGCTGAAAAACTTTATCGAAATGATTCACGCATTAGTGTTAGATCAGCTGGTATGAGTAGTAAAAGTAATCATAAGATATCTGATAATGATATTTTGTGGGCTGATCTAATTCTTGTTATGGAAGGAAATTATAAATCTTGGATTCTGGGAAAACATAATCATTTACAATTACCACCTATTGAAAATTTAGATATTCCTGACGAATACGAATATATGGACTCCGAATTGATCGAATTGATTAAAATAGGAGTAGAATATCATATTCAACACAGTGTCAATATATAAGTTTGCCTGCAACCTAACCAGTCGCTCAAGTTGACGTGGTAACCGCGGCGGCGGTTTTACAATCGAAAGTTGAAAAATGAAAATACAACTTAGGATTCAGGAAGTTATCAGTAATTCACAGCAGTATTTTCGTGGCCGCGATAAAACGTTACCACGCAACTTAGCTCCAGTCCGTTAGGGGGCAAGGAAGGAAGTTATGACCATTTACAAAATGTTAATTGTAATTTTATTTTCACTACTAATAATTTTATCCTCTTGCAAAAAGGATTCAAGCTCGCCAATTGATCAGAATATTGATAATACAAGTGGTTCAGTAAAAGCAATTGTGCTGTTGAATCCAATAAGCATAACAATATGGCCGGTTACCCTTAAATTGATTAAATATCGCGATACTACATTTGATACAGTTCAGGTGTTATCTACGAAACCAAACGGTGAATGTAATTTTTTAAATGTCTCAGCAGGTAAATATAAAATCGTTGCTTTGCCAAATCAATACTTTGGTGAAACAAGCTATAGTGAAGATTTTAGCATTTCATCCAAAAACCCTATTGATACATTTTATATTATTCA
The sequence above is drawn from the Bacteroidota bacterium genome and encodes:
- a CDS encoding protein-tyrosine-phosphatase gives rise to the protein MKPKILFVCGRNKWRSPTAEKLYRNDSRISVRSAGMSSKSNHKISDNDILWADLILVMEGNYKSWILGKHNHLQLPPIENLDIPDEYEYMDSELIELIKIGVEYHIQHSVNI